CTTCATGCATTCACTTAAATATGCTAATTGAAAAAATGGATCAGAAAATCCAAGCAATTTCTGAGAAAAGCAAAGCATAATTTGTTTGTGGACACTATTTGATTTGAGATTTTGATACACCATTCAatgataattatacattttttccaTTACACAGGTTTCCAAATGCGTTTTTGAGTAAAACTAAAATTAactcttaaaaaataattatctttaatTGAAATAGAgctgaaaaatataaatgttatatgaaaaacctttctttttgtttgtttttttggggggtttttttgcaacttttttttagtttttttgcattggcaacttaatgaaataaaacaagttgaagtactaaaaataataaaatccacATAAAAGCAGCGTAGCAGCTTTGCCACCTACTGGGAACAAATGAGCAGTGCAGCAAGAAGATATTTAatctgtgtttatttgttttggctCTTTTCAAATGCCAGCTGCAAAACTGATAAAgaaacagtaaatatatatatatatatatatatatatataaagaaatagatTCACTATATAtgaattagttttatttatttataaaagacatgtttttaaaagacatactattttaaatgcatcatGCTATGCAAAGAACAGCAAAAAGTTAATTACTTAGGGTAAGATTCTGCTATACAAAACTCCACAGTTTATCACCTTCATcgagaaagaaaaatagaaactAACTTTACCCTCCTCCTGTTACCAAGGCAATTAAGATATCATGAGAGTAACAAATATTGACCGTAACACACAATCATTCAGTTCTCATTTTGATCCGCATGCTGCTTTCTTTACACCATGTTGGCTCTGTAAAGTAGAGAGGGTTGCTAAACTAAACTGATAAGTCAGTTTCTTTTTCACTTTAATGATCTCCCCCGAGCGGGCGTAATTTCGCAGGGCACGGGACATTTTCTGGTAGGTCATGGGCATCCGATTGCCCTTCCTCTGGCCCCATAGCTCAGCCACGCACTCCTTGTTTCTGGCAGAAAAGCGGAAGACGCCTGCCGAAGCAGGCACCCAGGACACACAGTGGGCCATGCCTGGGTCCTCCAGCATCTCAAACATAAAGTGGAAAAGACGTAGCTTTTTCCCTGCAATCATAGAGATGACTGCGGTCAAACAGTGTTCAAGTGTGTGCGTTTGTGCATGAAGGGGGTCGCAAAGGCCTATGGAAACTATTTCCCATAAAAACAGGCTTGTATTATGAGAGGCGTAATTAAGATAAGCATCTCTAAAACATCAATGGTGCACAAGACCAGAGAAAATGAGGGAGAACTGAGATTCTATTTGGCAGTTATGGGTAGGACAGGCCGCTCCCATGCTGCAGTTCCTCTAGGTTATTCCTCACCTTCGAGATAGCATCAAAATAAACCACAAAAGCAGAACTGACCTTTCCCTGCTGGTGTAATGCTGGGCAATGATTCGGCACACTTTTCAGGTGTTGTATGCAGCGTTAAAGGTCTCTCTGGTCCGTTTAGTGCGTTTAACACTTGCCCGTCAGGTGCATTGTGAAGGACTGCTGACTGATCGACAGCGTTGCTGTTGCAATTCATTCTACAGTCTGTATATGAATCTGATCCGTTTGCTTTGGCCAGAGATCCCATGACCTGTTGATATGACAAAAGAACTtggttttaaaatagaaaagaactGGTTCACGAATGACACAAAGTGTTGAACTGAATGGTTTACCTGCTGAGCTGCAGGTGCAGGAGGCTGCAGCTGGGACTTTTCTTTTTCTAACGTATTGTTAGAATGCTCTCCAGCAGGTAACTTCTCTCTAGATATGTCCACATCTTCACTGGTTGACATGACAGAAAGATCACTTGCTGCCAGTGAAGTACAAAACCAGTTTAGTGATGATACACAGACTGATCAtttcagtgtttctttttttttttaaatccctgcaGTAAAAGTCAATGTGCCCTTGTGAAAAAGACATACACAAAAGAATGCACTTTTAAAAAGAGAactgattattaataatatactttaaGTGAATATGCTTAAGTGTgagttaaaaataaacattcagagAGTTAATTGCATGATGCATTTACCTTTAACTGTATTatccttttaaatgtatttaaccaAAACTTTAGAGGGATTTTATGACccacttaagtacatctttatatgttaatttataatatgatttcataattatattatatattctattGTCTTTTTGAAATCTGTTTTCTTAAAAGTGTACTAACAAGCATCTAAAATATagttaatgtaatttctatttaaACTTATATATAGATACATTTGTAATTACTCATTTGTAATAAGAGAGTTgcaattcaatacatttaaaatatataaactgcgTTATATTAGTAAATGATATGTTGCTAAATGTAATATCGAataacacactgaagtaaaaatGAAATCAGGTACTTTGTttatgctttagtatgttagtcaacacactTAAAATACGTGTGCTTAtacacttttaagatttgaacaAGTATACactacactacaagtgcacatacAATGCAATGAAGCACGCCTGATTTTGGGTTGATTTTCATTGCAATGAGTTGAAAACAAAgcgtaaatgaaaacaaaaagttttCAATCCTTTTAAGCGTCCTTCTTACTGTTCCATAGGGCTTTTCTTCGAGATTCCTGTCTGTAATGCTCCTCAAGAAATTCCAGAATCACCTCCAAATCAGTCTGATATTCCTGTTGACGGTTCTGGTAAGAAGAAACAACTATTTTTTAACTCGGCCACTAAAAAGCGTTTGGTTTGCTGTAATATAATGTCACTGATACATTTTGAATTGTCCAAATAtgttttggggccactgtatgaTAAATACTAAAGAACAAAACTGTAAAATGGATCGGTTCTTACCATGTTCGTGTTAGTGTGATCCTTACTCGGTATTGCTGTTTCAGGTGTCCTTGTATTATTGAATAACCAATACTTTAAGTAAAGAAGAAGTTGTTACTATTAGTGTGTTTTCCACAAAACTGTCTTGTCGAAAAGGTGCAGACCTCTTTTTATCAATAGCAAGGGGCTGTGGGAGTGAACAGGCCTTTCTCAAATGATCTACGACCATACGTGCATAAATAACCAGCCATTTTTGGACCCAAAACCACAGTTTCTGTCGGCCCAAACATACACACCCTGATCTCGGTCTAACACACATCTCTAGCATCCACCTTTATGGAACCAGTAACCACATCCTCTTCACTCTTACAGATAACAACCACAGCCACCTAACAATGACACGCAGGctccacattaaaaaaaacacattcatttgTGCTCAAATGATCGAGaaatttgaaatgttgaaaaagaaaaataggGAAAGCAACATAGATGAGAGAAATGTGATGTTTAAAACTTCAGTCATAAAACAACACAGTTGTTATGACTCCAGTGTTTATTGTCCAGTATGAAAATTATACAGCAGTACTGCATTAGAGTCTGATTGCAATCTTTCAAAGAGGAAGATGATTTGAGATCGGTTTGTAATATGACACAGAAAGCCGTCACAAACAATCCTTTCTCTGTGAATTAGATAAGCTCGGCCCAGTGCATTTGCAAAGAAATCAGCGCAAAAGTTTATACAGCGGCTTCAAGCGTATGTGTTTTACATTGGAGAAACAAATTGACTGGGATTTTTTTCAAGACAGGAAACTTTATTTGAGTGAAAAAACAAATGATCTTATGTAAACAAGTAAATATGAAGATGGACTTATAACAAACAGTAGAGTGATTCCAAAAAGTAGATAAGACACTTACATaataataacgttattttattgcatacaaaatatcaaaataaattaagtaaattaatgcatttagcagaaagcgacttacagtgcattcagactaacattttttacctaaaatgtgttccctgggaatcgaacccacaaccttgcactgctaacacaatgctctatcacttgagccacaggaacacaaaaaatattttatgaatttatggAATCTTTTGCTTAAAAAAGTGCTCGCTCTGCTGTCATTTTAAAAGAAGGGttatttggtttgatattttttcATGCAATATCTAACATATTTTGAGTGTCCACATACTTTTTAGGgccactgtatatatacacagtggttcaaaagcttggggtccattttttttcttatgctcatcaaggttgcatttatttgatccaaaaaaaaaattaaaaaattaagattgtgaaatattatttcaatttagaatgtaaaataacttttctgttttaatttattttcaattgtaatttattcctgcaatgTCAATGCAGATTTtgtgatatttataaaaaaacattttttatttgatatagaaatcttttgtaaaataatgaaaatttttgctgtcttttttttatcaattaaatgcatcctcaCTGACAGAAGTATtaactctttcaaaaacaaacaaacaaacttttaacTATTTACATGCATCCACTCATTTCTAAAGCACTGTAggtaattttgtacatttttgcgATGTCAGAGTTTATTTGCAAGAATCTCCCATGTAAaggacagaaatgtcagaattcATGGCATGGCAGAAAAGGGCTCTTTTGAGAATCACTGAACTGAAACGCCAATTTTGGGCTCCTCGTGCATTGTCAGCACAGTAGCAAGATCGTACTCGGCCTGGTCAGAGTATTGGCCGTACCAGTAATGACAGTCTGGAAGAGGAGAGCTGTAGTAGACGTGCTCAGCAGAGCCTTGCTGATGAAGGGCCATGTCTCTGGACGAAGGGCCCGAGCTGTAGCCTGACAGTGAGCTCAATCGCTGCAGTATAGCTGGGTTAAACTGATAGGTGAGCTTGCGACGCACTTTGACAATCTCACCCGTGCGGCTGTAGTTGCGGAGAGCGCGTGCCATTTTCTGGTAGGTCATGGTCTTGCGGTTGCCCTTGCGCTGACCCCAGCATTCGGccagtttttctttatttttggagATGAAGTGGAAGATGCCGCTTCCTCGGTCTGTCCATTGGATGGAGTCGCCCATGTTGTCGTCGTGAAGAGCCTCGTGCAAATATTCATATAAGCGTAACTTCTTACGACCTAATGAGGAAGAGGAATACACGATGCATTCAGCACTTCTGTATTATGAAGAACTCAACTTTGTTGAAAACTGTGAACCGTGAAAAAGCTGAACAGTCTGTTTTAGGAGTATGGTCATATCTAATGTCTACTGAAAAAAGTGATTTAACTTTTTAATCCAAAACATCTTTTTATTGTTAGCACATACTATCCCACATATTGAATTATTACATTTCAAACTCACAAAAAAGCTAATAATGTTGTACCTTTTCCGTGGCGCTGTGGTAAACTCGAGTAAAACGCTGAAGACTCAGCAGAACACAGTGGCCCCAGAGACACATCTGGCCCAATGTGAGACCATGACTGCAGATACAGAGAGACAAAACATGTGTCAAAATATTGCAGTATAACCATTGGAACAATTTAAGTGACAAATGAAATGAGTTGTAAACCTACCGAGGATTCATTCCAGTCAAACATCGGTCCTGGAGGCTCGAAATGAGGTGTGAACTGATAGTATGAGATGGCATGTCTCACAGAGGACTGTTGACTTCCCAAATTCTCATAGTATTTATTTTCTGAAAGAGATAATTAgaagactaataataataatgatgataatgagCATTTATACTTAATACTATTGCATAATATATTCATTTCTGGTACCGTTGTCACAGTGTCGGATCTGAGAGTGTCGCTGAATTACATCAATGGCATCCTGAAAATCTTGATTAATGTCATTTTCAAGAGGTCCCTATgagaaagcaagaaaaaaaaaacaggcatgaaTCTGAATTTTGTACATATTTCTGAAATAAGGACTGTATTAGAGATGTCTTGTTTCTcatcaaaataaatttataaagtatattaaatatgtgcatgttgtttttaatgaataaataatcaaataaaccatgcatataatataatataattaatataatataatataatataatataatataatataatataatataatataatataatataatataatataatataatataatataatataatataatataatataatataatataatataatataatataatataaaatatttctgaaaaaattTATGAACTTTAGTAAACTTGAGGCAAACAAACTCACCATTCTGGCCTTGGAAAACCTAATTCTGCATCTATGTAGAGCTCGCCTGTGTTCAACTGGAAATGTCTTCTATGTCTCAGTGATTAAATGTGGACAGATATATTGTAGAACGACTACTGATTTACTGTCCAACTAAGCAATGTGGTCTGTTTTATACATGGGTCCATTTAAATGTGCCACGTCAACATACCATTGAGCAGTCAGTGATACTCTACTTCTCTTTTTGGAAATGAAGACCAGGTAGGACTCATAGTCCCTCTATTCTATAATCTCCATATTTCCATCCATGAAAAAAAGATAGACagcggggagagagagagagagaaagagagagagaaagagagagggactAACCACTAGTTTATCCAGGATTCCTTCTCCTTTGTGAAAACATTTGCATTTCCTGTCAGAAGCTGTCAACGGCACTTTAGTTTATTGGTCCTGTAAAAATGTGTTGAGAAGCACCAAACAATAACCAATCTGATAATCACAGCCAGAGAAAAGCTGCAGAATGCTGAGAAATTTCATGGAAGCTTCAGAAaacaagtgtttttgtgtgtgtatatggatTTTCATGTTCCTTTCAtgcatatctaaaaaaaaatggcaCCAATTCAATGCTGTTCCATTTATTTTAGCCAGATTCCGTGACTGTGAATAAGTAGTTTCAAAAACTCGTACACGTATTCATATTAGTGATGTATTGTCAACTAAACGTGCAAAAAGAAATATTGAAAGATGAAAATCTTGAATACAAACTATTGTTTATCTGTCAAGCTGAAGGCAAACCATCAAAACATTTTATTCCTTATGCCATGTATTGTTGTAAGCTCATAAAACAGCAGTTAATTCATTTCACCTTCTCATGACACAAGTTTTAAATATCAACTGACTGGCTCTTGTAGTTCCCCTTTCAGGTGTGCAGAGAATGAAAGTAAAGAGGATTACTGATAAAAGAACCCGGGTACATTTTTTATGAGACTTCAGCACTTCACTCGACTGAGATTACTGCTGTGTTCTGGCAAATAATCAATATGCATGTAATTGTCCCGTGTAAAAATATATGGCCCCAAACTGTGTAAACAACAAATCTCACTGATAATAGTTCATCAGCTATATTCTGAATCCCCTGGCAAATGATTTCTGCTGTCATTTGTGTCAACAGGCTGTTATGTTTGTTGCATCTACGTATGCATTCAACATACACAAGATGAAAGTGTTGTAAATGTCAGGAAAAATCTGTCAACTTTTCGTGGTAACTTTATTAGGAACAATAATAATACACGGTTTAACTCAAAATTATAGTCAGACTtcaatgaattaaaatgaaaaatatataaattatctaCAAAAGAAAACAGCTGTCACAGCTTGCACAATAAACCCCAAAATACTTTACATTACCAATCagacgtttggggtcagtaagaattttaatgatgttgaaagaaaacagtaatactgcgaaatattattgcattttctattttgatatattttatgaGTGACAGTTTTTCATGAGCATATAAAAAGTtgtactgtttaatatttttatgaaaaccacaacacattttgtttcacatttctatttttgataaatagaaagtgtaaaaaaagcagcatttatttttaacagttactgacacttttgaccaatttaatgcactgttgctgaataaaactattaatttctttcaaattaaatataataaaataaatcttactgaccccaaatatatccatgaaacaaacacacacacaccattcaaaccattcaaaggtttggggacaATAATATTTTCCATCATATGTAATGCAAAATAGTTTAATTGTTGGGAAATTTTCTTATGAaacttatgtttttcttttttctttttttttcttctactgtTGACAGGGTCTAACTGTTCTGCAACATCTGTGGCAAACCTTGGAATTGTTTCCTGTCTGCTGTGGATGATAAAATGTGGGAAACTGTGCTTGAAGGATATGCAACTCACAAGGCAATTACATTTACACTTTAAtcttaagcattaaaaaaaacagtttagcaGAAGAAATGTGACATAGTGTCAATGAGTCACTTCTGTTTGACATCTGAAATTACAGAAAGATAATAACTGAACActtaccaataaaaaaaaaaaaagttaagttaaatatgtaaataataaatgaatgattaACTCTaaggttatatttaaaaaatctatatgGCCTTTAAATAAGCCTTGTTTTGGATCCATCCCTTCCTCGCTATCTGTCTTTAAATGTTTGTGTGAATTTTTCCATTggtttatgaatttatttatgcGTTGCCAAAGT
The DNA window shown above is from Carassius carassius chromosome 26, fCarCar2.1, whole genome shotgun sequence and carries:
- the spi2 gene encoding DNA-binding protein D-ETS-3 — its product is MNRQQEYQTDLEVILEFLEEHYRQESRRKALWNTSDLSVMSTSEDVDISREKLPAGEHSNNTLEKEKSQLQPPAPAAQQVMGSLAKANGSDSYTDCRMNCNSNAVDQSAVLHNAPDGQVLNALNGPERPLTLHTTPEKCAESLPSITPAGKGKKLRLFHFMFEMLEDPGMAHCVSWVPASAGVFRFSARNKECVAELWGQRKGNRMPMTYQKMSRALRNYARSGEIIKVKKKLTYQFSLATLSTLQSQHGVKKAACGSK
- the spic gene encoding transcription factor Spi-C — translated: MGPLENDINQDFQDAIDVIQRHSQIRHCDNENKYYENLGSQQSSVRHAISYYQFTPHFEPPGPMFDWNESSSWSHIGPDVSLGPLCSAESSAFYSSLPQRHGKGRKKLRLYEYLHEALHDDNMGDSIQWTDRGSGIFHFISKNKEKLAECWGQRKGNRKTMTYQKMARALRNYSRTGEIVKVRRKLTYQFNPAILQRLSSLSGYSSGPSSRDMALHQQGSAEHVYYSSPLPDCHYWYGQYSDQAEYDLATVLTMHEEPKIGVSVQ